From a region of the Thiorhodovibrio winogradskyi genome:
- a CDS encoding acetyltransferase, translating to MSDYDLFNGDADGLCALQQLRLAEPRASQLITGVKRDIALLGQVRPAPGDRLTVLDISLDKNRTDLERVLAAGATVRWFDHHYAGEIPTHDRLEAHIDPCPDQGTSLLVNTALDGHFLPWALVGTFGDNFDARARRLATAAGLSEQDTDALRELGILLNYNGYGAQVSDLHFAPDALFRRLQPYRDPREFIAADEAFSQLRAGYARDMSLARALTPEHESPSHCLLRLPNEPWARRVSGVLGNALAQQAPGRAHALLTALEQGGYLVSVRAPLERPDGADALCRQFPTGGGRSAAAGINALPESDYDRFLAAFHAAFT from the coding sequence ATGAGCGATTATGATCTTTTCAACGGCGATGCGGACGGGCTCTGCGCCCTGCAGCAACTGCGTCTGGCCGAACCCCGTGCGAGCCAGCTAATCACTGGCGTCAAACGCGATATAGCCTTGCTCGGGCAGGTACGGCCAGCTCCCGGCGATCGGCTCACGGTACTCGATATCTCGCTGGATAAAAACCGCACGGATCTGGAGCGAGTACTCGCGGCCGGCGCCACCGTGCGCTGGTTCGACCACCATTATGCCGGAGAAATTCCAACCCACGACCGGCTCGAGGCGCATATCGATCCCTGCCCGGATCAGGGGACCAGTTTGCTGGTGAATACCGCGCTTGACGGGCACTTTCTCCCGTGGGCGCTGGTCGGCACCTTTGGCGATAATTTCGATGCCAGAGCACGGCGACTGGCTACCGCGGCTGGACTGTCCGAGCAAGACACCGACGCATTGCGTGAGCTTGGCATTTTGCTCAACTACAACGGCTATGGGGCACAGGTCAGCGACCTGCATTTTGCGCCCGACGCGCTCTTTCGGCGCCTGCAGCCCTATCGCGACCCGCGCGAGTTCATCGCCGCCGATGAGGCTTTCAGCCAACTGCGCGCCGGCTACGCGCGGGACATGTCGCTGGCGCGGGCGCTAACGCCCGAACACGAATCCCCAAGCCACTGCCTGCTGCGGCTGCCAAACGAGCCTTGGGCGCGCCGAGTCAGCGGCGTGCTTGGCAATGCACTGGCCCAGCAAGCTCCAGGGCGCGCCCATGCCCTGCTAACGGCACTCGAGCAAGGCGGCTATTTGGTCAGTGTGCGCGCCCCGCTCGAGCGCCCCGATGGCGCCGATGCGCTCTGCCGTCAGTTCCCCACCGGCGGAGGGCGCAGTGCCGCCGCTGGCATCAACGCGCTGCCGGAATCCGACTATGATCGATTCCTGGCTGCCTTCCATGCCGCTTTCACCTGA
- a CDS encoding multiheme c-type cytochrome: MKHPILLLVLCVTGALAQAAKVELDPSHWGHPEGENCVSCHAKASPGLAEQWRESAHQRAGVNCLDCHQADSADVDAITHEGQVIATIVSPKDCGRCHQQEFEEQAGSVHAEAHAIISERVPALAHNLTGAAMQAAGCDQCHGSRVKVRGDGSLDPTTWPNSGIGRINPDGSKGSCSSCHGRHAFSKAQAREPDACVRCHSGPDSPDKEVFEASKHGMIYKANREAMNLDADTWIAGQDYKAAPTCVTCHMGGAGKIPSTHDVGLRNAWSLNTPVSARQYLVVLESGEKLELPADQKPPKRGSELTKADGGTGKVKMVVGPDRRRQIMSMVCLECHGKTFTASFMDQFDAVVQLYNGKFGEPAAAIMKGLYEQGLLTPLPFDEPLEFIYWELWHDEGARARHGAAMMSPNHAWWEGMYLVGRNFYSRFLPEARAVAGGAAAELVDSVLARSDHHRWQSSPDAANPILGWSPPPRLEPDTSELEESADPSGQSPRAGAEAQAVAPMTEAVPVSPASEGRGDD, encoded by the coding sequence ATGAAGCATCCGATTCTGTTGTTGGTCTTATGCGTGACGGGTGCCTTGGCTCAGGCGGCCAAGGTCGAATTGGACCCCAGTCATTGGGGTCATCCCGAGGGCGAGAACTGCGTCAGTTGTCACGCCAAGGCCTCGCCTGGACTTGCCGAGCAGTGGCGTGAGAGTGCTCACCAGCGCGCGGGGGTCAACTGTTTGGATTGCCATCAGGCTGACAGTGCCGATGTCGATGCCATCACCCACGAGGGACAGGTCATCGCGACCATCGTTTCACCCAAGGACTGCGGGCGTTGCCATCAGCAGGAGTTCGAGGAACAGGCCGGCTCGGTGCATGCCGAGGCTCACGCCATTATTAGCGAGCGGGTGCCGGCGCTGGCGCACAATCTGACCGGCGCGGCCATGCAGGCTGCTGGCTGCGATCAATGCCATGGTTCGCGTGTGAAGGTGCGTGGCGACGGTAGTCTGGATCCGACGACCTGGCCGAATTCCGGCATCGGGCGCATCAATCCGGATGGTTCCAAGGGCTCCTGTTCCTCCTGCCATGGGCGCCATGCCTTCTCCAAGGCGCAGGCGCGCGAGCCGGATGCCTGCGTGCGCTGCCACTCAGGGCCGGACTCTCCGGACAAAGAGGTCTTCGAGGCATCCAAGCATGGCATGATTTACAAAGCCAATCGCGAGGCGATGAATTTGGATGCCGATACCTGGATTGCCGGACAGGACTACAAGGCCGCGCCCACCTGTGTGACCTGTCACATGGGCGGCGCCGGCAAGATTCCATCCACTCACGATGTGGGCCTGCGCAACGCCTGGAGCCTGAACACCCCGGTTTCAGCGCGGCAATATCTGGTGGTGCTTGAGAGTGGCGAGAAACTCGAACTCCCGGCAGACCAGAAGCCGCCCAAACGTGGTAGCGAGTTGACCAAGGCCGATGGCGGCACTGGCAAGGTCAAGATGGTGGTGGGGCCAGACCGGCGGCGCCAGATTATGAGCATGGTGTGCCTGGAGTGCCACGGCAAGACCTTCACCGCCAGCTTCATGGATCAATTCGATGCGGTGGTGCAGCTTTACAACGGCAAGTTTGGCGAGCCGGCGGCCGCCATTATGAAGGGCCTGTATGAGCAGGGACTACTGACTCCGCTGCCCTTTGACGAGCCGCTGGAATTCATCTATTGGGAGCTGTGGCATGACGAGGGCGCGCGCGCGCGCCATGGCGCTGCCATGATGAGCCCCAATCACGCCTGGTGGGAAGGCATGTATCTGGTCGGGCGGAATTTTTACAGCCGCTTCCTGCCCGAGGCGCGCGCGGTGGCGGGGGGTGCGGCGGCCGAGTTGGTCGACTCGGTGTTGGCGAGGAGCGATCATCATCGCTGGCAGTCCAGTCCTGATGCGGCCAACCCCATCCTTGGCTGGTCACCGCCACCCAGGCTCGAGCCAGACACGAGCGAGCTTGAGGAAAGCGCGGATCCATCAGGTCAGTCACCGCGAGCCGGTGCTGAAGCCCAAGCTGTTGCTCCGATGACGGAGGCGGTGCCAGTCAGCCCAGCCAGCGAGGGTCGTGGTGATGATTAA
- the pilW gene encoding type IV pilus biogenesis/stability protein PilW → MLPGGDDDGIDDHDLQVELGTAKESPADLYVNMASAYLQRGQIEAALTRAKQGVREDRGSARARYMLAIVYQRIGEHAEAEKEFGKAVKIDPKNPDYRNAWGVVLCKQQRYQDAEEQFQQALSKPLYANPEVALANAADCARRAGDVVAAERYWRQALEKNPRFGPALLNMASQALANGDAQGARGYMSRYVAAGNAATANALLLAVRIERALGNDAAAKKLEGSLRQRFPDAPEIMELAP, encoded by the coding sequence ATGCTGCCGGGCGGCGACGATGATGGTATCGATGATCATGATCTGCAGGTTGAACTTGGAACCGCAAAGGAAAGCCCCGCGGATCTCTATGTCAACATGGCCTCGGCTTATCTGCAGCGCGGCCAGATCGAGGCCGCGCTGACGCGCGCCAAGCAAGGGGTGCGCGAGGATCGCGGCAGCGCGCGCGCGCGCTATATGCTGGCTATTGTGTATCAGCGCATTGGCGAGCATGCGGAGGCCGAGAAGGAGTTTGGCAAGGCCGTTAAGATCGATCCGAAAAACCCTGATTACCGCAATGCCTGGGGCGTGGTACTGTGCAAGCAACAGCGCTATCAGGATGCGGAAGAACAGTTCCAGCAGGCCCTGAGCAAACCGCTCTACGCCAACCCGGAGGTAGCCCTGGCAAATGCCGCCGACTGCGCGCGGCGTGCGGGCGATGTGGTCGCGGCGGAGCGGTATTGGCGCCAGGCACTCGAGAAAAATCCACGATTCGGTCCGGCGCTACTGAACATGGCCAGCCAGGCCCTCGCCAATGGCGATGCCCAGGGTGCGCGCGGCTATATGAGTCGGTACGTGGCCGCGGGGAATGCGGCCACGGCCAATGCGCTGTTGCTCGCGGTGCGTATTGAGCGGGCGCTGGGCAACGATGCCGCCGCCAAGAAGCTTGAAGGATCCCTGCGACAGCGCTTCCCGGATGCACCCGAAATCATGGAACTTGCTCCCTAA
- the ndk gene encoding nucleoside-diphosphate kinase, which translates to MSVQQTLSIIKPNAVAKNAIGAICERFEKAGLRIVAARMSHLTREQATAFYAVHQGKPFFDELVGFMTSGPVLAMALEGEDAIALNREIMGATNPAQAAPGTIRADFADSFTENAVHGSDAPDTAATEIAFFFPEGVCPRTR; encoded by the coding sequence ATGAGCGTCCAGCAAACCTTATCCATCATTAAGCCTAACGCGGTGGCAAAGAATGCCATCGGAGCCATTTGCGAGCGATTCGAGAAAGCCGGCTTGCGGATTGTCGCCGCTCGCATGTCGCACCTGACCCGCGAGCAGGCCACTGCCTTTTATGCCGTGCATCAAGGCAAGCCTTTTTTTGACGAGCTGGTTGGTTTCATGACCTCGGGTCCGGTGCTGGCCATGGCGCTTGAGGGCGAGGACGCCATCGCCCTTAACCGCGAGATCATGGGCGCCACCAACCCCGCTCAGGCCGCGCCTGGCACCATACGCGCGGACTTCGCCGACTCCTTTACTGAAAATGCGGTGCATGGCTCGGATGCGCCGGATACGGCCGCGACCGAGATTGCCTTTTTCTTCCCCGAAGGGGTTTGCCCGCGTACGCGCTGA
- the hisS gene encoding histidine--tRNA ligase — translation MVEQTRVAMPAQAPAKPPAQLKAVRGMHDILPADSARWQWLEGCARDLLAGYGYREIRMPLVEQTGLFRRSIGEVTDIVEKEMYSFEDRGGDHLSLRPEGTASCVRAAIEHGLLGQPQRLWYAGPMFRRERPQRGRYRQFHQIGVEVFGLSGPDIDLEQILLTRRLWEALGLTDLHLELNSLGDPADRVRYREDLVAYLDQYRDALDEDSLRRLATNPLRVLDSKNPLLRELIDAAPSLLDYLGSEARAHFDALCRGLEGAGLEVRINPRLVRGLDYYNRTVFEWVTDALGAQGAVCAGGRYDGLVEQLGGRATPAIGFAMGLERLLDLSAPSAADLKDAPDLYLVAVGEQAEARAVLVAEQVREQLPGVRLLCHCGGGSFKSQFKKADRSGAHFALVLGDEELAGGQVSVKPLRGEGAQESVALADLSRNLAGKLGL, via the coding sequence ATGGTCGAACAGACTCGGGTTGCAATGCCCGCACAAGCACCGGCAAAGCCACCCGCGCAGCTAAAAGCCGTGCGCGGCATGCACGATATTCTTCCGGCGGATAGCGCCCGTTGGCAGTGGCTGGAGGGTTGCGCGCGCGACCTGCTCGCGGGTTACGGGTATCGGGAAATTCGCATGCCCCTGGTCGAGCAGACTGGGCTTTTTCGACGCTCCATCGGCGAAGTGACCGACATCGTCGAGAAGGAAATGTATAGCTTCGAGGATCGCGGCGGCGATCATCTCAGTCTGCGCCCCGAAGGCACCGCGAGCTGCGTGCGCGCGGCCATTGAGCATGGTCTGCTCGGTCAGCCACAGCGGCTGTGGTATGCCGGGCCCATGTTTCGGCGCGAGCGGCCGCAGCGAGGCCGGTATCGGCAATTTCACCAGATTGGCGTTGAGGTCTTCGGGCTGAGCGGCCCGGACATTGATCTCGAGCAGATTCTCCTCACGCGTCGGCTGTGGGAGGCGCTCGGGCTGACGGACCTCCATCTGGAACTCAACAGCCTGGGTGATCCAGCAGACCGTGTCCGTTACCGCGAGGATTTGGTCGCCTATCTCGACCAATATCGCGACGCGCTTGATGAGGATAGCCTGCGCCGTCTTGCGACCAACCCGCTGCGGGTGCTCGACAGCAAGAATCCGCTGCTGCGTGAACTGATTGACGCCGCGCCCAGCCTGCTCGATTACCTAGGCAGCGAGGCGCGTGCGCATTTTGACGCGCTTTGCCGCGGGCTCGAGGGTGCTGGGCTCGAGGTGCGCATCAATCCGCGACTGGTGCGCGGGTTGGATTACTACAACCGCACTGTCTTCGAGTGGGTCACCGATGCCCTGGGTGCTCAGGGGGCTGTTTGCGCCGGGGGGCGCTACGACGGACTGGTCGAGCAACTCGGCGGACGTGCCACGCCCGCTATTGGGTTTGCCATGGGGCTGGAGCGGTTGCTCGATCTGAGCGCGCCGAGTGCCGCGGATCTAAAAGACGCGCCAGACCTCTATCTGGTCGCGGTCGGTGAACAGGCCGAGGCACGGGCCGTGCTGGTGGCGGAGCAAGTGCGCGAGCAACTGCCTGGGGTGCGCTTGCTGTGCCATTGCGGTGGCGGAAGCTTCAAGAGTCAGTTCAAGAAAGCCGACCGCAGCGGCGCCCATTTTGCGCTGGTGCTGGGTGACGAGGAACTGGCCGGGGGGCAAGTCAGCGTTAAGCCGTTGCGCGGCGAGGGGGCGCAAGAGTCTGTCGCGCTTGCTGATTTGTCACGCAATCTGGCTGGGAAACTGGGCCTTTGA
- a CDS encoding cytochrome c3 family protein, producing the protein MIKLRAPLFITRHVLFALVAGGLGGVVFMFFLIEFDHFTSSNEFCLSCHSMTYADDFYRQSVHYNSPSGVRASCGDCHVSEGIIMATYDHAVGTKDLIKQLFGPDYDDPVINTLHLPEAAFAARDWFRKRDSATCKRCHTQEAILGTRANTAAIHQEDAQGKTCVDCHINLVHRPVPERQTFKRAAWNSMVEEEFALEPGAAAALLGEH; encoded by the coding sequence ATGATTAAGCTACGCGCTCCGCTCTTTATCACCCGTCATGTGCTTTTTGCGCTCGTGGCTGGCGGCCTCGGCGGCGTCGTGTTCATGTTCTTTTTGATCGAGTTCGACCACTTCACCAGCTCAAACGAGTTCTGCCTGTCTTGTCATTCCATGACCTACGCGGATGACTTCTACCGGCAATCCGTGCATTACAACTCTCCTTCGGGCGTGCGCGCGAGCTGCGGCGACTGCCATGTGTCAGAGGGTATCATCATGGCGACCTATGACCATGCCGTGGGCACCAAGGATCTCATCAAGCAGCTTTTTGGACCTGACTACGATGACCCGGTCATTAATACCCTGCATTTGCCCGAGGCGGCCTTCGCCGCGCGCGACTGGTTCCGCAAGCGTGACTCAGCCACCTGCAAGCGCTGTCATACTCAGGAGGCCATTCTGGGGACGCGGGCCAACACGGCGGCGATCCACCAGGAGGATGCCCAGGGCAAGACCTGCGTAGACTGCCACATCAATCTGGTGCATCGGCCGGTACCCGAGCGCCAGACCTTCAAGCGCGCCGCCTGGAATAGCATGGTCGAGGAGGAATTCGCGCTTGAACCCGGTGCGGCCGCGGCCTTGCTGGGCGAGCATTGA
- a CDS encoding RodZ domain-containing protein encodes MHSIDEPTPALHTDTTDPLHDSPGRQLRVARESSGLTLTQVAAEMHLSVGTIEALEDDHYDGLPSEVFIIGYLRTYARILGLNPVPLLDQYRRQRPDGRYPALPVERAQEGGGRPFQIPLMPLLGLVLLLVLGGAVWFVAAQLGGGAFVADLFSPTDEQDSAAVTLSGRVAQPVLPRLADEAEMSASLRTEGRELDEAMVDAATEEENAQADTLDAVPAPEEAPLESGAESSGETGAETGAQSGAPSRATVPSEQNPASLIVIIDRDATDPAASENDVAAENGNSDASAAAEIIMTFSGPCWVDVRDSTGEYKLFGEMNKGDRRVLGGRGPYSIILGNAAAVALTVDGKEFDVEAVARGNVARFELDPATR; translated from the coding sequence ATGCACAGCATTGACGAACCGACGCCCGCGCTCCATACCGATACCACTGATCCGTTGCACGATAGCCCCGGACGTCAGCTGCGCGTGGCGCGGGAAAGCAGCGGCCTGACCCTCACGCAGGTGGCGGCCGAGATGCATCTGTCCGTCGGCACCATTGAGGCGCTGGAGGATGATCACTATGACGGTTTGCCAAGCGAAGTCTTTATCATCGGCTATTTGCGCACCTATGCGCGCATCCTCGGACTTAATCCTGTCCCCTTGCTTGATCAATATCGACGCCAGCGGCCAGACGGCCGTTATCCGGCACTGCCCGTCGAGCGCGCGCAGGAAGGGGGGGGGCGGCCGTTTCAAATTCCGCTGATGCCGCTGCTCGGGTTGGTATTGTTGCTGGTGCTTGGCGGAGCGGTCTGGTTCGTGGCAGCACAGCTAGGTGGCGGCGCTTTTGTTGCTGATTTGTTTTCCCCGACGGACGAACAGGATAGCGCGGCTGTCACGCTGAGCGGCAGAGTCGCGCAGCCTGTTCTTCCGCGCCTTGCGGACGAGGCCGAGATGTCGGCATCTCTCAGGACGGAAGGCAGAGAATTGGATGAGGCGATGGTCGACGCGGCTACCGAGGAAGAGAACGCGCAGGCCGATACCTTGGATGCAGTGCCCGCGCCCGAAGAAGCCCCCCTGGAGTCCGGTGCGGAATCCAGTGGGGAAACCGGTGCGGAAACCGGTGCGCAATCTGGTGCGCCATCACGGGCTACAGTGCCCAGCGAGCAGAACCCAGCCAGTCTGATCGTCATTATTGATCGCGATGCGACTGATCCCGCTGCGAGCGAGAATGACGTGGCCGCCGAGAATGGCAATAGCGATGCATCCGCCGCCGCGGAAATCATCATGACCTTTAGCGGACCCTGTTGGGTTGATGTGCGCGATTCCACTGGCGAATACAAACTCTTTGGCGAAATGAACAAAGGCGATCGGCGGGTTCTCGGGGGACGGGGCCCTTACTCCATCATCCTAGGGAATGCGGCAGCTGTCGCGCTAACAGTGGACGGCAAGGAATTCGATGTGGAAGCCGTCGCGCGAGGCAATGTGGCCCGTTTCGAACTTGATCCCGCCACCCGCTGA